Proteins co-encoded in one Armatimonadota bacterium genomic window:
- a CDS encoding GNAT family N-acetyltransferase: MPSEPASARQPSVRIRPLRAGDVETCARIVAGDPLWQRYGLTLRRARRALRRVLTARRRGGAATLAAGEVAVATLGGAPVGFVWFRREGTFHHSGYVRWLAVASAARGRGVGRALLRHAEERIFRHGPNVFLTVSAFNRRARAFYRRLGYVRVGALVDYVMPGVTEVLLRKTRGPLQPSRLHSQARAMPRPRRGRRSRARSPGPGAVPARGG, translated from the coding sequence GTGCCCAGCGAGCCTGCGTCTGCTCGGCAGCCGTCCGTCCGTATCCGGCCCCTGCGCGCCGGTGACGTGGAGACGTGCGCGCGCATCGTCGCCGGCGACCCGCTGTGGCAGCGCTACGGCCTGACGCTGCGCCGCGCGCGCCGCGCCCTCCGTCGGGTGCTGACCGCGCGTCGTCGCGGGGGCGCCGCCACCCTGGCAGCAGGCGAGGTGGCGGTGGCCACCCTCGGCGGGGCGCCGGTGGGGTTCGTCTGGTTCCGGCGCGAGGGCACGTTCCACCACAGCGGCTACGTGCGCTGGCTGGCCGTGGCGTCTGCAGCCCGCGGGCGGGGCGTGGGGAGGGCGCTGCTGCGCCATGCCGAGGAGCGCATCTTCCGCCACGGGCCCAACGTCTTCCTCACGGTCTCGGCCTTCAACCGGCGCGCGCGGGCGTTCTACCGGCGGCTGGGCTACGTCCGGGTGGGCGCGCTGGTCGACTACGTGATGCCTGGCGTCACCGAGGTGCTGCTGCGCAAGACCCGCGGGCCGCTCCAGCCGTCGCGGCTGCACTCCCAGGCGCGCGCCATGCCGCGCCCGCGCCGCGGCCGGCGGTCGCGCGCGCGCAGTCCCGGTCCGGGCGCCGTGCCGGCCCGGGGCGGATGA
- a CDS encoding ABC transporter substrate-binding protein has product MRWWVGLVVVALVAPALPVRAAPGGTTLTIGVDQEVVGLDPNLVTAFSSFRRLDFLYNKLVRYNDRLEIEPDLAESWEFPDSRTAVFRLRRGVRFHSGAEMTAEDVKFTLERVLDPATRSPGRSFIDVITDVEAVDRYTVRIKMRFPLASLLSGLASGNLAIVEKAAVQRAGNLQRTVAGTGPYMLAEWVPDNFMRLVRNPHYFRRGLPRIDTIVIRVIPDQASLLAGVRTRALDMATINQGPVIVQARREPGLVVLQKPGINLRIFSFNTTRPPFTDARVRYALSWAIDRQAIVNTAEFGFAQISGPIPASTPWATPASRLPSYQRDVERARRLLAEAGVGGGFATRIVTSPTYEGGIAVAQVIQEQLRAVGVTATLETVEWGTYINRWVQRDFDTMVELRGGDPDPDRFLYRTFHSTGAVNNFLFKDAAIDRLLERGRVNLDPDARRPIYAQLERALVEAAPALFLYTPMETQVLQGYVKGFRIVGNGSLYYLEGATLER; this is encoded by the coding sequence ATGCGCTGGTGGGTGGGGCTCGTGGTGGTGGCGCTGGTCGCGCCGGCTCTGCCGGTGCGGGCAGCGCCGGGCGGGACGACGCTGACCATTGGCGTCGACCAGGAGGTGGTGGGGCTCGACCCCAACCTGGTGACGGCGTTCTCGTCGTTCCGGCGCCTGGACTTCCTGTACAACAAGCTGGTGCGGTACAACGACCGGCTGGAGATCGAGCCCGACCTGGCCGAGTCGTGGGAGTTCCCCGACTCCCGGACGGCCGTCTTCCGGCTGCGGCGCGGAGTGCGGTTCCACAGCGGCGCCGAGATGACCGCCGAGGACGTGAAGTTCACCCTGGAGCGGGTGCTGGATCCGGCCACGCGCTCGCCGGGCCGCTCGTTCATCGACGTGATCACCGACGTGGAGGCCGTCGACCGCTACACGGTGCGCATCAAGATGCGCTTCCCGCTGGCCTCGCTGCTCTCGGGCCTGGCCTCGGGCAACCTGGCGATCGTCGAGAAGGCGGCGGTTCAGCGGGCCGGCAACCTCCAGCGCACGGTGGCCGGCACCGGCCCGTACATGCTGGCCGAGTGGGTGCCCGACAACTTCATGCGGCTGGTGCGCAACCCCCACTACTTCCGCCGCGGTCTGCCCCGGATCGACACCATCGTGATCCGCGTCATCCCCGACCAGGCCTCGCTGCTGGCCGGGGTGCGCACCCGGGCCCTGGACATGGCCACCATCAACCAGGGACCGGTGATCGTCCAGGCCCGACGGGAGCCCGGGCTGGTGGTGCTGCAGAAGCCCGGGATCAACCTGCGCATCTTCTCGTTCAACACCACCCGGCCGCCGTTCACCGACGCCCGGGTGCGCTACGCGCTGTCGTGGGCGATCGACCGCCAGGCCATCGTGAACACCGCCGAGTTCGGGTTCGCGCAGATCTCGGGCCCCATCCCGGCCTCAACGCCGTGGGCGACGCCCGCCAGCCGGTTGCCCTCCTACCAGCGCGACGTGGAGCGCGCCCGGCGCCTGCTGGCCGAAGCCGGCGTGGGCGGGGGCTTCGCCACGCGCATCGTGACCTCGCCGACCTACGAAGGCGGCATCGCCGTGGCCCAGGTGATCCAGGAGCAGCTGCGCGCCGTGGGCGTCACCGCCACGCTGGAGACCGTCGAGTGGGGCACCTACATCAACCGCTGGGTGCAGCGCGACTTCGACACCATGGTCGAGCTGCGCGGGGGCGATCCCGACCCCGACCGGTTCCTCTACCGCACGTTCCACAGCACCGGCGCCGTCAACAACTTCCTGTTCAAGGACGCGGCCATCGACCGGCTCCTGGAGCGCGGCCGCGTGAACCTCGACCCCGACGCCCGCCGGCCGATCTACGCGCAGCTGGAGCGGGCGCTGGTGGAAGCGGCACCGGCGCTGTTCCTGTACACGCCCATGGAGACCCAGGTGCTGCAGGGCTACGTGAAGGGGTTCCGGATCGTCGGGAACGGGTCGCTCTACTACCTGGAGGGCGCGACGCTCGAGCGCTAG
- a CDS encoding ABC transporter permease, with translation MQRYLATRLLALIPVLLGILVVVFLLIRLIPGDAVQLFLGTQVEMTPEQMAELRRFFGVDKPLWAQFVDYLGRVLRGDFGVSLRTARPVLPDVLARLPLSFQLATLALVVAVALAVPLGIASAVMRNSALDVMVRVGGLLGLSMPNFWLGAMLILLFSRYLHVSLGQYTPITVNPLATLQSLYLPALALGAAIAAILMRYVRSSLLEVLGQDYVRTARGKGLREQVVLLRHALPNALIPVITVAGFQMGYLLGGTVVIEEIFALPGMGRLVLQAIFQRDYPVVQGVVLVIAFLFVLTNLVVDLLYAWIDPRIRYQ, from the coding sequence GTGCAGCGGTACCTGGCCACCAGGCTGCTCGCCCTGATCCCCGTGCTGCTGGGGATCCTCGTCGTCGTCTTCCTGCTGATCCGCCTGATCCCCGGCGATGCCGTGCAGCTCTTCCTGGGCACCCAGGTCGAGATGACCCCCGAGCAGATGGCGGAGCTGCGGCGCTTCTTCGGCGTGGACAAGCCCCTGTGGGCGCAGTTCGTCGACTACCTGGGCCGGGTGCTGCGGGGCGACTTCGGGGTGTCGCTGCGCACCGCGCGGCCGGTGCTGCCCGATGTCCTGGCGCGGCTGCCGCTGTCGTTCCAGCTGGCGACGCTGGCCCTGGTGGTGGCCGTGGCGCTGGCCGTGCCGCTGGGGATCGCCTCGGCGGTGATGCGCAACTCGGCCCTCGACGTCATGGTGCGCGTCGGCGGGCTGCTGGGGCTCTCGATGCCCAACTTCTGGCTGGGCGCCATGCTGATCCTCCTGTTCTCCCGCTACCTGCACGTCTCGCTGGGGCAGTACACGCCGATCACCGTCAACCCCCTGGCCACGCTGCAGAGCCTCTACCTGCCCGCGCTGGCGCTGGGGGCGGCGATCGCGGCGATCCTCATGCGCTACGTGCGCTCGTCGCTGCTGGAGGTGCTGGGGCAGGATTACGTGCGCACCGCGCGCGGCAAGGGCCTGCGCGAGCAGGTGGTGCTCCTGCGCCACGCGCTGCCCAACGCCCTGATCCCGGTGATCACCGTGGCGGGCTTCCAGATGGGCTACCTGCTGGGCGGCACGGTGGTCATTGAGGAGATCTTCGCCCTGCCCGGCATGGGGCGGCTCGTGCTGCAGGCCATCTTCCAGCGCGACTACCCGGTGGTGCAGGGTGTGGTGCTGGTGATCGCGTTCCTGTTCGTGCTCACCAACCTGGTCGTGGATCTCCTCTACGCGTGGATCGACCCGCGCATCCGCTACCAGTGA
- a CDS encoding ABC transporter permease — protein sequence MRPQAPAEEPRLQVGWRWWARRFWRTRVAPLGLAIVLAAVGVAVAAPWLAPHDVRAMHPEDSLQPPGPRYWFGTDEFGRDVFSRVLVGSRISLVVAFLSVLTALALGTTLGLAAGYYGGRWDVIAMRAMDVLFAFPAILLAIAIMAVLGVSVVNLVLAIGIVYTPQFARVARAAALTVRGLEFVDAARALGLHHLRILWRHVLPNVLPPVIVQVSLSLSLAILSESALSFLGLGTQPPTPSWGNMLSEGRQFLELAPWNAVFPGLAIMLVVLGFNLLGDGLRDLLDPRLR from the coding sequence GTGCGGCCGCAGGCGCCGGCCGAAGAGCCGCGCCTGCAGGTCGGCTGGCGCTGGTGGGCGCGGCGCTTCTGGCGCACACGCGTGGCGCCGCTGGGCCTGGCCATCGTGCTGGCGGCCGTGGGCGTGGCGGTGGCAGCGCCCTGGCTTGCGCCCCACGACGTGCGCGCCATGCACCCCGAAGACAGCCTCCAGCCGCCCGGGCCGCGCTACTGGTTTGGCACCGACGAGTTCGGCCGCGACGTCTTCAGCCGGGTGCTGGTGGGTTCGCGGATCTCGCTGGTGGTGGCGTTCCTCTCGGTGCTGACGGCGCTGGCCCTGGGCACGACGCTCGGCCTGGCCGCGGGCTACTACGGCGGGCGGTGGGACGTGATCGCCATGCGCGCCATGGACGTCCTGTTCGCGTTCCCGGCGATCCTGCTGGCCATCGCCATCATGGCCGTGCTGGGGGTGAGCGTGGTCAACCTGGTGCTGGCCATCGGCATCGTCTACACGCCCCAGTTCGCGCGGGTGGCCCGGGCGGCGGCGCTCACCGTGCGCGGCCTGGAGTTCGTGGATGCCGCGCGCGCGCTGGGCCTGCACCACCTGCGCATCCTCTGGCGCCACGTGCTGCCCAACGTGCTGCCGCCGGTGATCGTGCAGGTCTCGCTGAGCCTGTCGCTGGCGATCCTCTCGGAGTCGGCCCTGTCGTTCCTCGGCCTGGGCACGCAACCGCCGACGCCCTCGTGGGGGAACATGCTGAGCGAGGGCCGGCAGTTCCTGGAGCTCGCGCCGTGGAATGCGGTCTTCCCCGGGCTGGCGATCATGCTGGTCGTGCTGGGGTTCAACCTGCTCGGCGACGGGCTGCGCGACCTGCTCGACCCGAGGCTGCGATGA
- a CDS encoding serine hydrolase domain-containing protein — protein sequence MTRPPALRAARARRTEVAARVRAAVRAAITEGLARGVFPGAVVAVRQEGRWLVHAAFGWAQVVPRPRPMTVDAVFDLASLTKPLATTAVALHLWSRGLLDLDAPVGAYLPAFGHGQHAAVRVRHLLAHTGGLPAWEPLYLPAARPPDGSRAPGARARGCRTVAQAVRRIAATPRIAPPGTRVEYSDLGFIVLGYLLEQLAGAPLHVLVRRIVGRPLGMRTLRYRPPVSWPCVATEAGNAYERQRAAAQGLGARFSWRTHVLRGEVHDGNAWYVGRGIAGHAGLFGTAADVAALGQAWLDGGAARGARLLPTDVVREALCDQTGGLQPGRRGLGWALAGWPFVGRRASPSAFGHTGFTGTSVLVDPARALVVVLLTNRVHPSAAHDAIVGFRPAFHDAVLEACDG from the coding sequence ATGACGCGCCCCCCGGCGCTGCGCGCCGCACGGGCCCGCCGGACGGAGGTCGCGGCGAGGGTGCGCGCGGCGGTGCGCGCGGCGATCACGGAGGGGCTGGCGCGCGGCGTCTTCCCGGGCGCGGTGGTGGCGGTACGGCAGGAGGGGCGCTGGCTCGTGCACGCGGCGTTCGGGTGGGCGCAGGTCGTCCCGCGGCCGCGGCCGATGACCGTCGACGCGGTCTTCGACCTGGCGAGCCTCACCAAACCCCTGGCCACGACGGCCGTGGCCCTGCACCTGTGGAGCCGCGGGCTGCTGGACCTCGACGCGCCGGTGGGCGCCTACCTGCCGGCATTCGGGCACGGGCAGCACGCGGCGGTGCGGGTCCGCCACCTGCTCGCGCACACCGGTGGCCTGCCGGCCTGGGAGCCGCTGTACCTGCCCGCTGCCCGGCCGCCCGATGGGTCCCGTGCCCCAGGGGCCCGCGCGCGCGGGTGCCGGACCGTCGCGCAGGCGGTGCGCCGTATCGCCGCCACGCCGCGCATCGCGCCCCCGGGTACCCGCGTCGAGTACAGCGACCTCGGGTTCATCGTCCTCGGTTACCTGCTGGAGCAGCTGGCCGGCGCGCCGCTGCACGTGCTGGTCCGCCGCATCGTCGGCCGGCCCCTGGGGATGCGCACGCTCCGCTATCGTCCCCCAGTGTCGTGGCCGTGCGTGGCCACCGAGGCGGGCAACGCCTACGAGCGTCAGCGCGCCGCAGCGCAGGGGCTGGGCGCGCGGTTCTCCTGGCGAACCCACGTGCTGCGCGGGGAGGTCCACGACGGCAACGCCTGGTACGTCGGCCGCGGGATCGCGGGCCACGCCGGCCTGTTCGGCACCGCCGCCGACGTGGCCGCGCTGGGCCAAGCCTGGCTCGACGGTGGCGCTGCCAGGGGCGCACGGCTGCTGCCCACTGATGTCGTGCGCGAGGCCCTCTGCGATCAGACCGGGGGCCTGCAGCCCGGGCGGCGCGGGCTCGGGTGGGCCCTGGCCGGATGGCCGTTCGTGGGGCGGCGCGCCTCCCCCAGCGCGTTCGGGCATACGGGATTCACGGGCACCTCAGTGCTGGTCGATCCCGCGCGGGCGCTCGTCGTGGTCTTGCTGACCAACCGCGTGCACCCGTCGGCGGCACACGACGCGATCGTCGGGTTCCGCCCGGCGTTCCACGACGCGGTGCTCGAGGCGTGCGATGGCTGA
- a CDS encoding BadF/BadG/BcrA/BcrD ATPase family protein — MAETVVGIDGGATKTRAVVLVDGAIRGAATVRSASAYHREPDEAAAVVAEAARAALAAAGLSAPADALGAGLAGADDAEVARRLQGALAAAGLARVVAIDHDAAAALAGGLALQPGIVIVAGTGSIAFGIDATGRRVRAGGWGPLLDDEGSGYAVGRATLRAAMRAFDGRGPATALAEAVRARFRLTSLASLKIPARTLSVDEVAALAPLAVEAARGGDAVATAILAAAGEALAAMVAAVARQLGWERTPFALVAVGGMFEAGDLLRAPLLRALAGAGCTPRLQPARFPPEVGAALLAARTAGLEVQRLLAALATHVPE; from the coding sequence ATGGCTGAGACCGTCGTTGGCATCGACGGGGGTGCCACCAAGACCCGCGCCGTGGTCCTGGTGGACGGCGCCATACGGGGCGCAGCGACCGTGCGGTCGGCCAGCGCCTACCACCGCGAGCCCGACGAGGCGGCGGCGGTGGTGGCCGAGGCGGCGCGCGCTGCGCTGGCTGCGGCCGGGCTGTCGGCGCCCGCGGACGCGCTGGGCGCGGGCCTGGCTGGCGCCGACGATGCGGAGGTGGCGCGGCGGCTGCAGGGTGCGCTGGCAGCTGCCGGCCTGGCACGCGTCGTCGCCATCGACCACGACGCGGCGGCGGCGCTGGCCGGCGGTCTGGCCCTCCAGCCGGGGATCGTCATCGTGGCCGGCACCGGCTCGATCGCGTTCGGGATCGACGCCACAGGCCGCCGGGTCCGTGCCGGGGGCTGGGGACCGCTGCTCGACGACGAGGGCAGCGGGTACGCGGTGGGCCGTGCGACGCTGCGGGCGGCCATGCGCGCATTCGACGGCCGCGGCCCGGCCACCGCGCTGGCCGAGGCGGTGCGTGCGCGCTTCCGCCTGACATCGCTCGCGTCGTTGAAGATCCCCGCCCGCACCCTGAGCGTGGACGAGGTCGCGGCCCTGGCACCGCTGGCCGTCGAGGCCGCGCGTGGGGGCGACGCGGTGGCGACCGCGATCCTGGCCGCCGCCGGGGAGGCGCTGGCGGCGATGGTGGCCGCTGTGGCCAGACAGCTGGGATGGGAGCGGACGCCGTTCGCGCTGGTGGCGGTCGGCGGCATGTTCGAGGCCGGGGACCTGCTGCGCGCGCCGCTGCTGCGGGCGCTGGCGGGCGCAGGCTGTACACCGCGCCTGCAGCCGGCGCGGTTCCCGCCCGAGGTGGGCGCCGCGCTGCTGGCCGCGCGGACCGCGGGCCTGGAGGTCCAGCGCCTGCTGGCGGCGCTGGCCACGCACGTGCCGGAATGA
- the murQ gene encoding N-acetylmuramic acid 6-phosphate etherase: protein MRHHPGARRAAAGASAHRPPTEQRLPASRHLDRLTVTEILRLINREDRRVPVAVGAEIPRIARAVRAVVRALAAGGRVVYVGAGTSGRIGLLDALEWPPTFGVAPDRIRAVVAGGARATIGSAAPAEDDRAGGAAAIRRLRVGRRDVVVGLAASGTTPFVLGAVAEARRRGAVVVGVTSVPGSPLARAAHIAITPRTGPEVLTGSTRMKAGTAQKLVLNMLSTAAMVRLGKVYSNLMVDLVPANRKLWARAVRIVAEATGRDARAAARLLRAAGGRPKVAIVMALAQCSRAEAQRRLARAGGHVRRAIAPARRATVR from the coding sequence TTGCGACACCACCCGGGCGCGCGCCGCGCTGCAGCCGGGGCATCTGCCCATCGCCCGCCGACCGAGCAACGCCTGCCCGCCTCGCGGCACCTCGACCGCCTGACCGTGACCGAGATCCTGCGGCTGATCAACCGCGAGGATCGGCGCGTGCCCGTCGCGGTCGGGGCAGAGATCCCGCGCATCGCGCGCGCGGTGCGCGCGGTGGTGCGGGCGCTCGCTGCGGGGGGCCGGGTGGTCTATGTGGGCGCGGGCACCAGCGGCCGCATCGGCCTGCTCGACGCGCTGGAGTGGCCGCCGACGTTCGGTGTGGCGCCAGACCGCATCCGTGCGGTGGTCGCGGGTGGGGCGCGGGCGACCATCGGTTCGGCGGCGCCCGCGGAGGACGACCGCGCCGGTGGTGCCGCGGCGATCCGGAGGCTCCGCGTGGGCCGTCGCGACGTGGTGGTGGGGCTCGCCGCCAGCGGCACCACGCCGTTCGTCCTGGGCGCGGTGGCGGAGGCCCGCCGCCGGGGGGCCGTGGTGGTGGGCGTTACCAGCGTGCCCGGCTCCCCGCTCGCCCGCGCGGCGCACATCGCCATTACCCCGCGCACCGGCCCCGAAGTGCTCACGGGCTCGACGCGCATGAAGGCGGGTACCGCGCAGAAACTCGTCCTGAACATGCTCAGCACCGCGGCCATGGTCCGCCTGGGCAAGGTCTACTCGAACCTCATGGTGGACCTGGTCCCGGCGAACCGGAAGCTGTGGGCGCGGGCCGTGCGCATCGTCGCCGAGGCCACCGGGCGCGACGCGCGCGCCGCCGCGCGGCTGCTGCGCGCGGCGGGCGGGCGGCCCAAGGTGGCGATCGTGATGGCGCTGGCGCAGTGCAGCCGGGCCGAGGCGCAGCGGCGGCTGGCGCGGGCCGGCGGGCACGTGCGGCGGGCGATCGCCCCCGCGCGGCGCGCGACGGTGCGCTGA
- a CDS encoding anhydro-N-acetylmuramic acid kinase produces the protein MRAIADLAAKDPRVVVGLISGTSADGIDAALVEIHGSGLEARLRLLAGLTHPLPPADREELFRLFEPATGTVDRLCRFNFRLGELFAEAALAVIAAAGRRPDQVDLIGSHGQTVWHVPAPDGATLQIGEPAVIAERTGLPVVADFRVADVAAGGHGAPLVPYFDLVVFRHPTRTRAVQNIGGIGNVTYLPAGADPTAGGVRGVLAFDTGPGNMVIDEVVRVLTGGAQTFDRDGAMAAAGRVDEAWLAALLDDPYLRQPPPKSTGREVYGRPFAARLLAEARRRGLEPADVVATVSAFTADSIVRAYRDFLVPRAGLDEVVLCGGGAYNAFLRQRIAAGLGVPVRTCDEFGVDAKLKEAMAFALLAAEAVAGRPTNVPAATGAAGPRVLGKFVPGPAAGRPGVVSWAEATDVSRRVET, from the coding sequence ATGCGCGCGATCGCCGACCTGGCTGCGAAGGACCCCCGGGTGGTGGTCGGGCTGATCTCAGGGACCTCTGCCGATGGGATCGATGCGGCCCTGGTAGAGATCCACGGCAGCGGCCTGGAGGCGCGGCTGCGGCTGCTGGCGGGCCTGACGCACCCGCTACCTCCGGCCGACCGCGAGGAGCTGTTCCGCCTGTTCGAGCCGGCCACCGGCACCGTCGATCGGCTCTGCCGGTTCAACTTCCGGCTGGGCGAGCTGTTCGCCGAGGCGGCGCTGGCCGTGATCGCCGCCGCGGGGCGCCGCCCCGACCAGGTGGACCTGATCGGCTCCCACGGGCAGACCGTCTGGCACGTGCCCGCCCCAGACGGCGCCACGCTGCAGATCGGCGAGCCGGCCGTGATCGCCGAGCGGACCGGGCTCCCGGTGGTCGCCGACTTCCGCGTGGCGGACGTGGCCGCCGGCGGCCACGGCGCGCCGCTCGTCCCGTACTTCGACCTGGTCGTCTTCCGCCACCCCACGCGGACCCGGGCCGTGCAGAACATCGGCGGCATCGGCAACGTCACCTACCTGCCCGCCGGCGCCGATCCGACGGCCGGAGGAGTGCGCGGGGTGCTAGCGTTCGACACCGGCCCGGGCAACATGGTCATCGACGAGGTCGTGCGCGTGCTCACCGGTGGTGCGCAGACGTTCGACCGTGACGGCGCCATGGCCGCCGCGGGCCGCGTCGACGAGGCGTGGCTGGCGGCCCTGCTCGACGATCCGTACCTGCGCCAGCCGCCGCCGAAGTCGACGGGGCGCGAGGTCTACGGCCGGCCGTTTGCGGCGCGCCTGCTCGCCGAGGCCCGGCGGCGGGGCCTGGAGCCCGCCGACGTCGTGGCCACGGTCTCGGCCTTCACCGCCGACAGCATCGTGCGTGCCTACCGCGACTTCCTGGTCCCGCGGGCGGGCCTGGACGAGGTGGTGCTCTGCGGTGGCGGCGCGTACAATGCGTTCCTGCGGCAGCGCATCGCGGCCGGCCTGGGCGTGCCGGTGCGGACCTGCGACGAGTTCGGGGTCGACGCCAAGCTCAAAGAAGCGATGGCCTTCGCCCTGCTCGCTGCCGAGGCGGTGGCGGGGCGACCGACGAACGTGCCCGCCGCGACCGGCGCCGCCGGCCCGCGCGTGCTGGGCAAGTTCGTGCCAGGACCGGCAGCAGGCCGGCCCGGGGTAGTATCGTGGGCAGAGGCAACCGATGTTTCGCGACGCGTTGAGACGTGA
- the argS gene encoding arginine--tRNA ligase, protein MFRDALRRELREAVARAAATGALPAVEPLPELEVEVPRDRRHGDYATNAALVLARHTGRPPREVAERLLTAWAPPPERIAKAEVAGPGFINLTLAWPWRRQLVAAILADGEAYGAQPLGVRPDGSRVRVNVEFVSANPTGPLHVGTGRNAVVGDVVANLLTALGFEVTREYYINDAGQQVVNLARSVEAHYFAQFGRARPFPEDGYRGAYVVDLARQIAEADGPVWLERPESERLEHFRQVAVEAIVAEIRDVLARFGVRVDVWFSERTLVASGAVDRVLERLRAGGWVYEADDKVWFRATSFGDEKDRVLWRPDGGWTYFATDLAYHLDKLARGFDLLIDVWGIDHIGDVARVRGGLQALGVPPERLEVLIHQHVRLKNEGEVLRMSKRSGEFVTLRDLIDAVGADAARYFYAMTSYTVPMDFDVALAVRHSQDNPVYYVQYAHARIAGILREAAAQARQPAALANPHAALAPLEHEREAALIHTLAEFPEVVRVAGLRREPHRLCAYAREVAEAFHLFYTHCRVLGEHAELTAARLALVEATRTVLRRVLGLLGVTAPDRM, encoded by the coding sequence ATGTTTCGCGACGCGTTGAGACGTGAACTGCGCGAGGCCGTGGCCCGCGCTGCGGCCACGGGCGCGCTGCCGGCCGTCGAGCCGCTTCCCGAGCTCGAGGTGGAGGTGCCGCGCGACCGCCGCCACGGCGACTACGCGACCAATGCCGCGCTGGTCCTGGCCAGGCACACCGGCCGGCCGCCCCGCGAGGTGGCCGAGCGCCTGCTGACGGCCTGGGCCCCACCGCCGGAGCGGATCGCGAAGGCGGAGGTGGCCGGGCCGGGCTTCATCAACCTCACCCTGGCCTGGCCATGGCGGCGCCAGCTCGTGGCCGCCATCCTGGCAGACGGCGAGGCGTACGGCGCGCAGCCCCTCGGGGTGCGTCCCGACGGGTCGCGGGTGCGCGTGAACGTCGAGTTCGTCAGCGCCAACCCCACGGGGCCGCTGCACGTCGGCACGGGCCGCAACGCGGTGGTGGGCGACGTCGTGGCCAACCTGTTGACGGCGCTGGGCTTCGAGGTCACGCGCGAGTACTACATCAACGACGCGGGTCAGCAGGTCGTCAACCTGGCGCGTTCGGTCGAGGCGCACTACTTCGCGCAGTTTGGCCGCGCCAGACCGTTCCCCGAGGACGGCTACCGGGGCGCGTACGTGGTCGACCTCGCCCGGCAGATCGCCGAGGCCGACGGGCCGGTCTGGCTGGAGCGGCCCGAGTCCGAGCGCCTGGAGCACTTCCGGCAGGTGGCGGTGGAGGCGATCGTGGCCGAGATCCGCGACGTCCTGGCGCGGTTTGGGGTGCGCGTGGACGTGTGGTTCAGCGAGCGGACCCTGGTCGCGTCGGGCGCCGTCGACCGCGTGCTCGAACGGCTGCGCGCGGGCGGGTGGGTGTACGAGGCCGACGACAAGGTGTGGTTCCGCGCCACCAGTTTCGGCGACGAGAAGGACCGCGTGCTGTGGCGGCCCGACGGGGGCTGGACGTACTTCGCCACGGACCTGGCCTACCACCTGGACAAGCTCGCCCGGGGCTTCGACCTGCTCATCGACGTGTGGGGGATCGACCACATCGGCGACGTGGCGCGGGTGCGGGGCGGGTTGCAGGCGCTGGGCGTGCCCCCCGAGCGGCTGGAGGTGCTCATCCACCAGCACGTCCGGCTGAAGAACGAGGGCGAGGTGCTGCGCATGTCCAAGCGCAGCGGCGAGTTCGTCACGCTGCGCGACCTGATCGACGCCGTGGGCGCCGATGCGGCCCGCTACTTCTACGCCATGACGTCGTACACGGTACCCATGGACTTCGACGTGGCGCTGGCCGTGCGCCACTCGCAGGACAACCCGGTCTACTACGTGCAGTACGCCCACGCGCGGATCGCCGGCATCCTCCGTGAGGCGGCCGCCCAGGCCCGGCAGCCGGCCGCGCTGGCCAACCCGCACGCCGCGCTGGCCCCCCTGGAGCACGAGCGCGAGGCCGCCCTGATCCATACCCTCGCCGAGTTCCCCGAGGTGGTGCGCGTCGCGGGCCTGCGGCGGGAACCGCACCGGCTGTGCGCGTACGCCCGCGAGGTGGCCGAGGCGTTCCACCTGTTCTACACCCACTGCCGCGTGCTCGGCGAGCACGCGGAACTGACCGCAGCCCGCCTGGCTCTGGTGGAGGCCACACGCACGGTGCTGCGGCGGGTGCTGGGGTTACTGGGCGTGACGGCCCCCGACCGGATGTAG